The following are from one region of the Tachysurus fulvidraco isolate hzauxx_2018 chromosome 24, HZAU_PFXX_2.0, whole genome shotgun sequence genome:
- the eif1 gene encoding eukaryotic translation initiation factor 1: MSAIQNLQTFDPFADATKGDDRLPAGTEDYIHIRIQQRNGRKTLTTVQGIADDYDKKKLVKAFKKKFACNGTVIEHPEYGEVIQLQGDQRKNICQFLTEIELAKEEQLKVHGF; encoded by the exons ATGTCCGCTATCCAGAACCTCCAAACTTTTG ACCCCTTTGCTGATGCAACTAAGGGTGATGATCGGCTCCCAGCAGGGACTGAGGACTACATCCACATAAGAATCCAGCAGAGGAACGGCAGGAAGACTCTGACCACAGTGCAGGGCATCGCCGATGACTATGATAAGAAGAAGCTAGTCAAGGCCTTCAAGAAG AAGTTTGCATGCAATGGGACAGTGATTGAACACCCTGAGTATGGTGAAGTGATCCAGCTGCAGGGAGACCAGCGCAAGAACATCTGCCAGTTCCTCACAGAG ATTGAACTGGCCAAAGAGGAGCAGCTCAAAGTCCACGGTTTCTAG
- the LOC113648412 gene encoding junction plakoglobin-like produces MSMQISDAEVKVAEWQKTYYTVDSGIQSGATTVNEEDQSEISAKTFTVEDCSADSDAQLTRTQRVRAAMFPETLADREALVHSDSQSNVLRLTEPSHLLNNAIVHLINYQDDAELAKRALPELIKLLTDDDQVVVRKAALIVSRLVRNDASRHVMMQSAVMISAVLRVMQSSSDMETIRCMASILHCLSHHHQGLNAIFTAGGIPALIHMLSSPVEAVLFYSITTLHNLLLHQDGSKMAVRMCDGLQKIVPLLKHTNPKFLAITTDCLQILSYANQESKLIILASGGPECLVTIMRTYNYEKLLWTTSRVLKVLSVCPSNKPAIVNAGGMQALALHLTGSSSRLVQNCLWTLRNLSDAATKQEGLDSLLHILVSQLGSDDVNVLTCATGILSNLTCNNARNKSLVVQHGGVEALISALLRTAVNQDEAELALCAAVNQDVAEPAVCALRHLSGRHPLSQTAQNEVRVHYGIPIIIKLLGQPHYWPVVKAIVGLIRNLALCPANQAPLREAGAIPRLVNLLLKAHQDLQRLSTQNTYQDGISMEEIVEGCTGALHILARDPINRSEIANMQTIPLFVQLLYSCVESVRRVSAGLLCELALDKHSAELIDAEGASAPLMELLHSTNEGIATYAAAVLFRISEDKNLDYRKRVSVELTHSLFKHDTHAWDMEHSTMTLDHGYIQDEGVSSLYIYSDLPVNALPLEPDVHGPYVSDMTFDPRHVYPEPL; encoded by the exons aTGTCCATGCAAA taagtgACGCAGAGGTGAAAGTAGCTGAATGGCAGAAGACTTATTACACAGTCGATTCTGGCATTCAATCAGGAGCCACAACTGTAAATGAAGAAGACCAATCAGAGATCAGTGCCAAAACATTTACGGTGGAGGACTGTAGTGCAG ATTCTGATGCCCAGTTGACCCGAACTCAGCGCGTCCGGGCCGCCATGTTTCCTGAGACATTAGCAGACCGTGAGGCATTAGTGCATAGTGACTCCCAGTCTAATGTACTTCGTTTGACTGAACCCTCACACCTCTTGAACAATGCCATTGTTCACCTGATCAATTACCAGGATGATGCTGAGCTTGCCAAGCGAGCCCTGCCAGAGCTCATCAAACTGCTGACTGACGATGACCAG GTGGTGGTGAGGAAGGCAGCTCTAATTGTGAGCCGTCTGGTTCGTAATGATGCTTCTCGACATGTGATGATGCAGTCAGCAGTGATGATATCAGCAGTTTTGCGGGTAATGCAGAGCTCAAGCGACATGGAGACTATTCGCTGCATGGCCAGCATCCTCCACTGTCTGTCACACCACCACCAGGGGCTGAACGCTATCTTCACTGCTGGAGGCATCCCTGCTCTCATCCACATGCTCAG TTCTCCAGTGGAGGCCGTATTATTTTACTCCATCACCACACTACATAACTTGCTGCTCCACCAAGATGGTTCCAAGATGGCGGTGCGAATGTGTGACGGTCTGCAGAAGATTGTTCCTctgctcaaacacacaaacccaaagtTCCTCGCCATTACCACTGACTGCCTGCAGATCCTGTCCTATGCCAACCAGGagagtaag ctgatcATCTTAGCAAGCGGAGGTCCTGAGTGTTTAGTGACCATTATGAGGACGTATAACTATGAGAAGCTGCTGTGGACCACCAGCAGAGTGCTGAAGGTGCTGTCAGTGTGTCCTAGTAACAAACCCGCCATTGTCAATGCAG GAGGCATGCAGGCTCTAGCTCTGCACCTGACCGGTTCTAGTTCTCGTCTTGTTCAGAATTGTCTGTGGACCCTAAGGAACCTGAGTGATGCTGCCACCAAACAG GAAGGTCTGGACTCTCTACTCCACATCCTTGTGTCTCAGCTCGGCTCAGATGATGTAAACGTTCTGACTTGTGCTACAGGAATCCTCTCTAACCTGACGTGTAATAATGCACGTAATAAATCACTTGTGGTGCAGCACGGTGGTGTGGAGGCACTTATCAGTGCTCTTCTGCGAACCGCTGTGAATCAGGACGAGGCAGAGCTGGCTTTATGTGCTGCGGTGAATCAGGACGTGGCCGAGCCGGCTGTGTGCGCCCTACGCCACCTCAGCGGCCGTCACCCACTGTCCCAAACGGCACAGAATGAAGTGCGAGTGCACTACGGCATCCCGATCATCATTAAGCTACTGGGACAACCACACTACTGGCCCGTCGTCAAG GCCATCGTTGGTCTGATCCGTAATTTGGCACTATGTCCAGCCAATCAGGCACCTCTAAGGGAAGCAGGTGCAATACCACGTTTGGTTAACCTGCTTCTGAAAGCTCATCAGGACCTACAGAGACTCAGCACACAGAACACCTACCAG gATGGAATTAGTATGGAGGAAATAGTAGAAGGCTGTACTGGAGCATTACACATTTTGGCCAGGGATCCGATTAACCGGAGTGAAATTGCCAACATGCAGACCATCCCTTTATTTGTacag TTGTTATACTCTTGTGTTGAGAGTGTACGGCGAGTCTCAGCCGGGCTTTTATGTGAACTCGCTCTGGATAAACACTCAGCTGAACTAATTGATGCTGAAGGAGCTTCTGCTCCACTGATGGAGCTTCTGCACTCCACCAACGAAGGCATAG CCACCTATGCTGCTGCTGTGCTCTTCAGAATCTCCGAGGACAAAAACTTGGACTACAGGAAGAGAGTGTCAGTggaactcacacactcactgttcaAACATGACACACACGCCTGGGACATG GAACACAGTACAATGACCCTTGATCATGGCTACATACAGGATG